Proteins encoded within one genomic window of Hevea brasiliensis isolate MT/VB/25A 57/8 chromosome 8, ASM3005281v1, whole genome shotgun sequence:
- the LOC131182059 gene encoding TMV resistance protein N-like — translation MASSSSSSLITLPSKKYDVFISFRGADIRDGFLSHLREALRQNEANTFVDEKLDRGEEISSSLLEIIEESYFSLVILSENYAYSPWCLEELVKILECKKDMEQMVLPVFYCIDPTHVQELTGSFGAALAKHREVFNNSLDKVESWCQALREIAGIAGLVSHNIKPDSELIKEIDKHISEKLNDVFPSHSFDEGLVGIDSRVKDAQSLLCLESTRVLGIWGMGGTGKTTIAEKLFDRISDQFNRRCFAANVREKFEKYGPDLCRKEILFQVLGRESCNLGLPTRRRLSREKVLIALDDVSDSDQIERSIGKPAIYGPGSKFIITSRDKQLLRNMEAQIYEVEKLNDCESSCLFRFHAFKQDIAGKDYMVFVREGR, via the exons atggcttcttcttcttcttcttccttgatcaCTCTTCCATCGAAGAAGTACGATGTGTTCATTAGTTTTAGAGGTGCCGATATCCGCGATGGTTTTCTCAGCCATTTGCGGGAGGCTTTGCGCCAAAACGAAGCCAATACCTTTGTGGATGAAAAACTTGATAGAGGAGAAGAGATCTCATCCTCCCTCTTGGAAATAATTGAAGAGTCATACTTTTCGTTGGTCATTTTGTCGGAAAATTATGCTTATTCTCCCTGGTGTTTGGAAGAACTTGTGAAGATACTTGAGTGCAAGAAAGACATGGAACAAATGGTTTTACCAGTTTTCTACTGTATAGATCCAACCCATGTTCAAGAACTTACAGGTAGCTTTGGAGCTGCACTTGCTAAGCATAGAGAAGTTTTCAACAACTCTTTAGACAAGGTGGAGAGCTGGTGCCAAGCTTTGAGAGAAATTGCTGGGATAGCAGGGTTGGTTTCCCATAACATTAA GCCTGACTCCGAGCTAATTAAGGAAATTGACAAACACATTTCAGAAAAATTAAATGATGTGTTTCCAAGTCATTCTTTTGATGAAGGGTTAGTGGGAATTGATTCCCGTGTCAAGGATGCTCAATCCTTATTATGCCTTGAGTCTACGCGTGTTTTAGGAATTTGGGGGATGGGTGGTACAGGAAAAACTACCATTGCTGaaaaattatttgatcgaatttctGATCAATTCAATAGGCGATGCTTTGCTGCAAATGTCAGGGAAAAGTTTGAAAAGTACGGACCAGATCTTTGTCGAAAGGAAATCCTTTTTCAAGTATTAGGTAGGGAAAGTTGTAATTTAGGTCTGCCCACCAGGAGACGGTTGTCACGAGAAAAAGTTCTCATTGCTCTTGATGATGTGAGTGATTCAGATCAAATAGAACGTTCCATAGGAAAACCTGCTATCTATGGTCCAGGTAGCAAATTCATTATAACAAGCAGAGATAAGCAACTGCTTAGGAACATGGAGGCTCAAATATATGAAGTTGAGAAATTGAATGACTGTGAATCTTCTTGTCTTTTTCGCTTCCATGCCTTCAAACAAGATATTGCAGGAAAAGATTATATGGTCTTTGTCAGAGAAGGCCGTTGA
- the LOC131182058 gene encoding disease resistance protein RUN1-like, producing MGKDIICEEKRLGQRSGVISEVPCNIRRLDLSNTAVQQVPSSIRCLSHLSRLDLNRLMELQSLPDSICNLKSLEKLKYSDSICNLKNLVELSVETCANLLGLPKNTGNLESLERLIADGLGIKELPESICNLKNLTELSVNECAYLQSPRENFGNLESLDKFGARSNGIKELLHSFAI from the exons ATGGGCAAGGATATTATTTGCGAGGAAAAGCGGCTTGGACAACGTAGCGGTGTG ATTTCAGAGGTTCCATGTAATATAAGACGTTTAGATTTAAGTAATACTGCAGTACAACAAGTGCCCTCATCAATTAGGTGTCTCTCTCATCTTTCTCGGTTGGATTTGAATCGTTTGATGGAGCTTCAAAGTCTGCCAGACAGCATATGCAATCTCAAATCTCTCGAGAAATTG AAATACTCAGACAGCATTTGCAATCTGAAAAACCTTGTGGAATTATCGGTTGAAACATGTGCGAATCTCCTTGGTCTGCCAAAGAACACTGGGAATTTAGAGTCTCTAGAGAGACTTATTGCAGATGGTCTTGGTATAAAAGAATTACCAGAGAGCATTTGCAATCTGAAAAATCTTACTGAATTATCGGTTAATGAATGTGCATATCTGCAGAGTCCGCGAGAGAACTTTGGTAATTTAGAATCTCTAGACAAGTTTGGTGCACGTagtaatggtataaaagaattacTGCACAGCTTTGCAATCTGA
- the LOC110660907 gene encoding disease resistance protein RPV1-like: MASSSSSSSSLIPLQSKNYDVFISFRGDDVRLGFLSHLREAFIQNEVNAFVDEKLDRGEEISSSLLEIIEQSRLSVVIFSENYAYSPWCMDELMKILECKKDMRQLVLPVFYCVDPTHVQELTGNFGAALAKHREDFKNSLDKVESWCQALREIAGMAGLVSHNIKPDSELIKEIVKHISEKLNDGVPSDSYDKGLVGIDSRVKDAESLLCPSPCAMLCKCREKFEKCGRMSDLKEILFQVLGRETCNLGLSTRRRLSREKVLFALDDVSDSDQIERSMGNPAMYGPGSKFIITSRDKQLLRNMEAQIYEVEKLNDCEASWLFGFHAFKQDNVGKEYMVFSKKAVKYAQGNPLAIKVLGSNLYSRSVKEWADELEKLEGTSDEKVQRILRLSYDALSAHDKEIFLDIVCFFEGKDKVRVENILGTPGSIIGISRLADMSLISIANNKLHIHDLLQQMGKDITCEEKQIGQRSRLWHPKDIYYLLTRAEGTGANKGISLDMSNIREVELSPTVFERTYNLKFLKFSLLKTTKQSYRDRYQCPLKYVPLSSCAENLVDLCLTNSKIRELWNGVQHLGNLKYVNLSFSKDLIRIPDLSGCPNIEVLDLYTCTSLVEIPPSIKCLSKLTSLCLTSCASLCDLPSLLHLKSLEVLFVQDCPKIIEFPVVPCDIRGLNMGRNAIEQVPSSIGGLSHLYLLDLGWSTGLESLPDSICNLKSLREFRIGRCGNLKELPENLGNLESLERLLADGSAIKELPDSICNLKKLATLSVERCVNLLGPQRNWEFKVSRESLCHWYRISKGAWAYGNRIKELPDSFGNLKQLTWLTFRSRSSACTARELWEFRIFGAYTASARIKRLPSLTGFPLLGVANLDFCGLLEFPSTLCHIVSLKELYIGGNNFETIPDTIKKLSRLVQLELSDCMRLKYLPELPSLSILSANNCTCLESASCLFQLQSIKALQFGNCINLDGDECSKIVDHLLATPWQREVALCFPGSEVPQWIKYQNDSGSSFFLSFRQLEQGKSTCFTFCAVFDPKVCHPYHFQRIGCTVHFINESGHSQYQFDHYWDEKNFLVGYDRTDRMVVHSEHIFFWRSSLNFIQNSMVFQFFVEDIKKRRSYNGIVKCCIHLEEEEEPPLKRLKHGDEQPPQVTFKALGGGYDFSLDINTLTR; encoded by the exons atggcttcttcttcttcttcttcttcttccttgatccCTCTTCAATCGAAGAATTACGATGTGTTCATTAGTTTTAGAGGTGACGATGTCCGCCTTGGTTTTCTCAGCCATTTGCGTGAAGCTTTTATCCAAAACGAAGTCAATGCCTTTGTGGATGAAAAACTTGATAGAGGAGAAGAGATCTCATCCTCCCTCTTGGAAATAATTGAACAATCACGCCTTTCTGTGGTCATTTTCTCTGAAAATTATGCTTATTCTCCCTGGTGTATGGATGAACTTATGAAGATACTTGAGTGCAAGAAAGACATGAGACAATTGGTTTTACCGGTTTTCTACTGTGTAGATCCAACCCATGTTCAAGAACTTACAGGTAACTTTGGAGCTGCACTTGCTAAGCATAGGGAAGATTTCAAGAACTCTTTAGACAAGGTGGAGAGCTGGTGCCAAGCTTTGAGAGAAATTGCTGGGATGGCAGGGTTGGTTTCCCATAACATTAA GCCTGACTCCGAGCTAATTAAGGAAATTGTCAAACACATTTCAGAAAAATTAAATGATGGGGTTCCAAGTGATTCTTATGATAAAGGGTTAGTAGGAATTGATTCCCGTGTCAAGGATGCTGAATCCTTATTATGCCCGAGTCCATGC GCGATGCTTTGCAAATGTCGTGAAAAGTTTGAAAAGTGCGGACGGATGTCAGATTTAAAGGAAATCCTTTTTCAAGTATTAGGAAGGGAAACTTGTAATTTAGGTCTGTCCACCAGGAGACGGTTGTCACGAGAAAAAGTTCTCTTTGCTCTTGATGATGTGAGTGATTCAGATCAAATAGAACGTTCCATGGGAAATCCAGCTATGTACGGTCCAGGGAGTAAATTCATTATAACAAGCAGAGATAAACAGCTGCTTAGGAACATGGAGGCTCAGATATATGAAGTTGAGAAATTGAATGACTGTGAAGCTTCTTGGCTTTTTGGCTTCCATGCCTTCAAACAAGATAATGTAGGAAAAGAATATATGGTGTTTTCAAAGAAGGCAGTTAAATATGCTCAAGGCAATCCATTAGCCATTAAAGTTTTGGGTTCCAATTTATATAGTAGAAGTGTGAAAGAATGGGCAGATGAATTAGAAAAATTGGAAGGTACATCTGATGAAAAAGTTCAGAGAATATTGAGACTAAGTTATGATGCTCTATCTGCACATGACAAGGAAATTTTTCTTGACATAGTGTGCTTCTTCGAAGGGAAAGATAAAGTTCGTGTTGAAAATATACTGGGTACCCCTGGCTCAATAATTGGAATCAGTCGTCTAGCTGATATGTCTCTTATTTCTATTGCAAATAACAAGTTACATATTCATGACTTGCTGCAACAAATGGGCAAGGATATTACTTGCGAGGAAAAACAGATTGGACAACGTAGCAGACTGTGGCATCCTAAGGATATATATTACCTGTTGACAAGAGCTGAG GGGACTGGAGCAAATAAAGGTATATCGCTGGACATGTCCAATATCAGAGAGGTGGAACTAAGTCCTACGGTCTTTGAGAGAACGTACAATCTCAAGTTTCTCAAGTTCTCTCTGCTCAAGACTACCAAACAGA GTTATCGTGACCGGTATCAATGCCCTTTGAAATATGTGCCATTGAGTTCATGTGCTGAGAATCTTGTTGATCTTTGCCTGACTAATAGCAAAATTAGGGAACTTTGGAATGGAGTTCAG CATCTTGGAAATTTGAAATATGTTAACCTCAGCTTCTCTAAGGATCTAATCAGAATTCCAGACTTGTCTGGATGCCCAAATATTGAGGTTCTTGATTTGTATACATGTACAAGTTTGGTTGAAATTCCCCCATCTATAAAATGTTTGAGCAAACTTACTTCACTGTGTCTAACAAGTTGTGCAAGTCTTTGCGATTTACCGAGCTTGCTTCATTTGAAAAGTCTTGAGGTTCTTTTCGTACAGGATTGCCCAAAAATCATAGAGTTTCCAGTGGTTCCATGTGATATAAGGGGTTTAAATATGGGTAGAAATGCAATAGAGCAAGTGCCCTCATCAATTGGGGGTCTCTCTCATCTTTATTTGTTGGATTTGGGTTGGTCGACGGGGCTTGAAAGTCTTCCAGACAGCATTTGCAATCTCAAATCTCTCAGAGAATTTCGTATCGGTCGCTGTGGGAACCTAAAGGAACTTCCGGAGAACTTGGGGAATTTAGAATCTCTAGAGAGGCTTTTAGCAGATGGCTCTGCTATAAAAGAATTACCAGACAGCATTTGCAATCTGAAAAAACTTGCGACATTATCAGTTGAGAGATGCGTGAATCTCCTTGGTCCGCAAAGAAACTGGGAATTTAAAGTCTCTAGAGAATCTTTATGCCATTGGTATCG AATCTCTAAAGGTGCTTGGGCATATGGTAATCGTATAAAAGAATTACCGGACAGCTTTGGCAATCTGAAACAACTTACGTGGTTGACATTTCGATCACGTAGTTCTGCATGTACCGCCAGAGAGCTTTGGGAATTTAGAATCTTTGGGGCGTACACGGCATCTGCTCGTATAAAAAGACTACCATCTTTGACAGGGTTTCCTCTTCTAGGGGTGGCTAATCTAGATTTTTGTGGCCTGCTAGAATTTCCTAGCACTCTTTGCCATATAGTGTCATTGAAAGAATTGTACATTGGTGGAAATAATTTCGAGACAATACCAGATACCATCAAAAAACTTTCAAGACTAGTTCAACTTGAATTAAGTGATTGCATGAGACTAAAATATTTGCCAGAGCTTCCATCTCTCAGCATATTATCTGCAAATAATTGCACTTGTCTTGAATCAGCATCCTGTTTATTCCAACTCCAGAGTATTAAAGCTTTACAATTTGGCAACTGCATCAATTTGGATGGGGATGAATGTAGTAAAATTGTGGACCATTTATTGGCAACTCCTTGGCAGAGGGAAGTG GCGTTATGTTTCCCTGGAAGTGAAGTGCCACAATGGATCAAGTATCAGAATGACTCTggatcttctttctttttgtcaTTTAGACAACTGGAGCAGGGGAAATCTACCTGTTTCACATTTTGTGCTGTTTTTGATCCCAAAGTTTGTCATCCTTATCATTTCCAAAGAATTGGATGCACAGTCCATTTCATAAACGAGTCTGGACATAGCCAATATCAATTTGATCACTATTGGGATGAAAAGAATTTTCTTGTTGGTTACGATAGGACAGATAGAATGGTTGTTCATTCAGAACACATCTTCTTTTGGCGTTCTTCTCTTAATTTCATACAGAATAGCATGGTCTTTCAATTTTTTGTTGAAGATATTAAAAAACGACGCAGTTACAATGGGATAGTTAAGTGTTGTATCCATctagaggaggaggaggagcctCCCCTTAAAAGACTGAAACATGGCGATGAACAACCACCTCAGGTTACTTTTAAAGCGCTGGGCGGTGGATATGATTTCTCTCTTGACATAAATACTCTCACTCGCTAA
- the LOC131182060 gene encoding protein VACUOLELESS GAMETOPHYTES-like — protein MNAYQEKKKKFRHWHLLTPLHFDEESEEIKCMACERLIIAIEPSHGCLSCKYFLHDQCLNLTRWRHHPSHNSHPLTLLPTPTYSYGSYSYDACGVPRSSFSFSCAQCEFDLHTHCANLPRTVIIDAHPHELKLTFDIPYGGNGNTSIVCDECGGVDKSFWTYKCVDCAFDWHLNCVKTDQGTGLNQNQLETQDMVGGQPKRANDALDPIRQAANQMMEDQLEMMRLQNQLNGTRLMASANLMTWAWR, from the exons ATGA ATGcttatcaagaaaaaaaaaaaaaattccgccATTGGCATCTCTTGACACCTCttcactttgatgaagaaagtgaagaaatcaagtgcATGGCCTGTGAAAGACTAATTATTGCTATTGAACCATCTCATGGTTGCCTTTCATGCAAATATTTCCTCCATGACCAATGCCTCAACCTAACTCGCTGGCGTCACCACCCATCTCACAATTCTCACCCCCTAACCCTCCTTCCTACCCCAACATACTCTTATGGGTCCTATTCATACGATGCATGTGGGGTTCCTAGAAGCTCCTTCAGCTTTAGCTGTGCTCAATGTGAATTTGATTTGCATACCCATTGTGCCAATTTACCTAGAACAGTCATTATTGATGCACACCCTCATGAGCTTAAACTCACCTTTGATATTCCTTATGGTGGGAATGGGAACACTTCCATTGTGTGTGATGAGTGCGGTGGAGTGGACAAGAGTTTTTGGACCTACAAATGTGTTGATTGTGCGTTTGATTGGCATTTGAACTGTGTGAAGACTGATCAAGGGACAGGATTAAATCAAAACCAGCTAGAGACACAGGACATGGTGGGTGGGCAACCAAAAAGAGCTAATGATGCATTGGATCCAATTAGGCAAGCAGCAAATCAGATGATGGAAGATCAGCTTGAGATGATGAGATTGCAAAATCAGTTGAACGGAACCAGACTGATGGCATCCGCAAATCTAATGACGTGGGCATGGCGTTGA